The DNA region TGGGTAAAGATACGATTTATATTAGCGAATTACAAAATTTTAATAAGAAAGTTGTTAATATTCAGGGATGGGTAATGAATAAGAGAACAGCAAAGGGAATTGTATTTCTAATCATTAGAGATGGTTCAGGCTTTGCTCAATGTATAGTTAATGCAGAAGATGTTGAAACAGAGCTGTTTGAAAATGTGAAAAAACTTGGTCTTGAATCTTCACTTTTTATTTCAGGAGTGGTTGTAAAAGATGAGAAGCAAGTTGGAGGTTATGAAATTCATGTTAGTGATGTTAAAATTTATCACGAAACTATAGACTATCCTATCTCTAAAAAAGAACATGGAGTTGATTTTTTAATGGAAAATCGTCATTTATGGTTGCGTTCTTCAAAACAATGGGCAATCATGAGAGTGCGAAATAGGATTATTTTTTCTATTCATAACTTTTTTCAGGAAAGAGGATTTGTCCAAATGGATTCTCCAATTTTTACAGGAAATGCTGTGGAAGGAACAAGTACTTTATTTAAAACAGATTTTTTTGACGACCCTGCATATCTTTCTCAGTCGGGGCAGTTGTATGGTGAAGCTATGGCAATGGCAATGGGATTGATTTATACTTTTGGTCCAACATTCAGAGCTGAAAAATCTAAAACAAGAAGGCATTTATCGGAATTTTGGATGATTGAACCGGAAATGGCTTTTTACAACAATGAAAAAAATATGGATCTGATAGAAGATTTTATCAGATATGTAATTCAAGATATTCTTAAAAATAATAAAAAAGAACTGGAAATACTTGAAAGAGATACTACTATTTTAGAAAATATTACAAAATCTTTTCCTAAACTTACTTATGACGAGGCTGTTGAAATCTTAAAAGGTAATAAAAATGTTGATGGTAAAAATGCTCTTGAAATTTTGAAAGAAGACCTAAAGAAAACAAAAGAAGAAATTAGTGATGTTGAAAGCAAAATTGCCGAAAGAGAAAGTATTTTATCTCAGGGAGGAATAAAAAAGGGTAAAAGAAATTTTCTTGAAAATAAAAACAGATTAGAAAAGATTGAATTAAAAAAACTTCAGGAAGATGAACGTAATATTCCTAATTGGTTGAAATCTGCTGAATTGTTTAAATATGGTAGTGATTTTGGTGGCTCGGATGAAACTGTTTTAACAAGATTGTTTGATACTCCGATAATGATTTACAACTGGCCAAAAGAAATTAAGGCTTTTTACATGAAAGAAGTTGAAGGTAATCCAAAATTGGTAAAAGGAGTTGACGTTTTAGCACCTGAAGGTTATGGCGAAATTGTTGGCGGTGGTGAAAGAGAAACAAGTGAAAAAATATTAATTGATGGAATAAAAAAACACAAACTTCCAATGGAGGCTTTTGAATGGTATCTTGACATCAGAAGATTTGGTTCTGTTCCTCATGCAGGTTTTGGTCTTGGTTTAGAACGACTTGTGTCATGGATTTGTAAAATTGATCATGTGCGAGAAAGTATTCCTTTTGCAAGAATGATGGGTACTTTGTTTCCTTAAGGAGTTGTTGGTTGATATGTGATATAAAGCTGTTTTTAAGAATGAAATTTTTTAAAAGTTTCCATCAAGCAATTTTCTCTTCTTCCCTCTCTAATTTTAGAGAGGGACCGAGGGTGAGTTAATTCTTCACCACCTTCTCCACAAAAACCCCATCACCATCTTTAATCTTTACAAAATAAATTCCTTTATCAAAATCTTTAATATCAATTACAGTTTTATACAAAGCAAGTTGTTGTTCTTTTATTAGTTTTCCTTGAATATCGTAAATTCTGACCTTTGTATCAAAAGCAATAAAACCGGTGTAAGTAATTGTAATTTTACTTTGAGCAGGATTAGGATAAACTTTAAATTTCTCTGAAATATCCTTTTGTATTATTTCTTTTGTTGAGTTCCATATTTGAGTGCTGTCAAAAATTCCCCTTATAATTTTAGTAGAGCCAGAATTCCAGTCGTTTATATAGATGTACAATTTGGAATTTTCGTAAATAAGTTGCATTTGATTTCCAGATAGAGAAGGAGGAGGTTTAACGAAAAAATGCCATGATTCTCCTGCGTCAGTGGTTTTGTAAATACCTGTGTGATCATAAATAAAACCAGTTGTTGGATTAATAAAATACATATCATAAATAGATTTATCTGTAAAATCAGGAAATGTATCCCAACTTTTACCACCATTAAATGAACCCATATATCCTAAGATACTTGACCCATAAGCTGTATCACTATTAAGGAATTGTATTTCGGCTGTGTAGTATGGTAATTTATAGCTTTGATTCCATGAATTTCCTTTGTTATGGGTTACATATAAGTAAAAGCTATCATTTATATATGAAGTTGCATAACCAATAGAATCATTTATAAAATTAATACTCCATAACATATTATCATGAACTTGTGACCATGTATTACCTAAATCAGAACTTTTAAATACTCCATCATAAGGTGTATTAAGAAATACGTCTTTATTAGTCGGAAGGTAAATACCTTCAATTTTATTATGACTAATATATGGTGAGTTAGTTAATACCTGAAATGATTTCCCATAGTCGATTGTTCTATATAAGGAGTTTCCTTTACCAAACCCAGTTGAATCATTTATGAACATTATTCCCATGGCAGATGAGTGATTTTGTATTACCCATGATTTTCCCATATTAACTGTTCTAAATAATATCATTTTTTTAAGACTATCTGAGTACGATAAAAGATAACCGTTTTTATAATTTGTAAAACAAATTCCGCTACTACTTTGAAGCTGGGAAAACATTTTAGGATGAATATCTACAAATTGTGAATATGCTTGACTTA from Bacteroidota bacterium includes:
- a CDS encoding asparagine--tRNA ligase, whose protein sequence is MKLLGKDTIYISELQNFNKKVVNIQGWVMNKRTAKGIVFLIIRDGSGFAQCIVNAEDVETELFENVKKLGLESSLFISGVVVKDEKQVGGYEIHVSDVKIYHETIDYPISKKEHGVDFLMENRHLWLRSSKQWAIMRVRNRIIFSIHNFFQERGFVQMDSPIFTGNAVEGTSTLFKTDFFDDPAYLSQSGQLYGEAMAMAMGLIYTFGPTFRAEKSKTRRHLSEFWMIEPEMAFYNNEKNMDLIEDFIRYVIQDILKNNKKELEILERDTTILENITKSFPKLTYDEAVEILKGNKNVDGKNALEILKEDLKKTKEEISDVESKIAERESILSQGGIKKGKRNFLENKNRLEKIELKKLQEDERNIPNWLKSAELFKYGSDFGGSDETVLTRLFDTPIMIYNWPKEIKAFYMKEVEGNPKLVKGVDVLAPEGYGEIVGGGERETSEKILIDGIKKHKLPMEAFEWYLDIRRFGSVPHAGFGLGLERLVSWICKIDHVRESIPFARMMGTLFP
- a CDS encoding T9SS type A sorting domain-containing protein, with product MKKIIITLIISITVLSQAYSQFVDIHPKMFSQLQSSSGICFTNYKNGYLLSYSDSLKKMILFRTVNMGKSWVIQNHSSAMGIMFINDSTGFGKGNSLYRTIDYGKSFQVLTNSPYISHNKIEGIYLPTNKDVFLNTPYDGVFKSSDLGNTWSQVHDNMLWSINFINDSIGYATSYINDSFYLYVTHNKGNSWNQSYKLPYYTAEIQFLNSDTAYGSSILGYMGSFNGGKSWDTFPDFTDKSIYDMYFINPTTGFIYDHTGIYKTTDAGESWHFFVKPPPSLSGNQMQLIYENSKLYIYINDWNSGSTKIIRGIFDSTQIWNSTKEIIQKDISEKFKVYPNPAQSKITITYTGFIAFDTKVRIYDIQGKLIKEQQLALYKTVIDIKDFDKGIYFVKIKDGDGVFVEKVVKN